Part of the Oerskovia paurometabola genome is shown below.
CGTGCTCGTCGAACTCCTCGGGCGAGCCGAACGGGTCGGTCGTCCCGGACACGAACAGCACGGGGACCGTGAGCTGCGGGAAGTGCTCGACGCGCAGCTTGTCGGGCTTGCCCGGCGGGTGCAGGGGATAGCTCAGCAGCACGAGGCCGGCCGCGGGCAGGCCCTCGGCCACGGCGAGCGAGCACATGCGTCCGCCGTAGGACCGACCGCCGAGCACGAGCCGGTCGGACGCGAACTCCTCCTCGGCCGCGAAGCGCGCGGCCTCCTCGACCAGGTGCGCGACCGCGACGGGCGCCCGGTCCGGCATGCGCTTCCCGGCGAGCCGGTACGGGAAGTCGACCCGGCGCACGGGCAGCGGAGCCACGGCCTCCTCGACCGCGACGAGGGTCGGGTGGTCGCGACCGGCCCCGGCCCCCGGCGTGAGGAGGAGCCCGCCGACCGCTGCGCCTGATGATCGCGTCATGGTTCCAGTCTGGCAGCGGCGGCTGACCAGGACCTTTCCTGCGGTCGAGCACGGGGTTGAGGTCGTCAGTCTGCTCAGAACGACCTCAACCCCGTGCTCGGCACCTGGCTGCAACCGCTACAGGGTCGCCAAGAGCTCGCGCATCTCCTGGATCTCCTGCTCCTGGGCGTCGATGATCTCCTGGGCCAACGCCAGCGCCTCGGCGTTCTCGCCGTCCGCGAGCTCGGCCTCGGCCATGTCCACGGCCCCCTCGTGGTGGGCGATCATGCCCTCGAGGAACAGGCGTGAGACGGTCGCGGCGTCCGCGGCCTCGAGCGCCTGGATCTCCTCGTCGCTCAGCATCCCGTCCATCTCGTGGCCCGAGTGGTCGCCCGTCGT
Proteins encoded:
- a CDS encoding alpha/beta hydrolase family protein, whose product is MTRSSGAAVGGLLLTPGAGAGRDHPTLVAVEEAVAPLPVRRVDFPYRLAGKRMPDRAPVAVAHLVEEAARFAAEEEFASDRLVLGGRSYGGRMCSLAVAEGLPAAGLVLLSYPLHPPGKPDKLRVEHFPQLTVPVLFVSGTTDPFGSPEEFDEHVAAIPGPVTQVRLPGAHDVRNDHAAVSDAVVRWLATL